Part of the Halobaculum halobium genome, TCTCGACGAGGTACTCCCCGTAGTACGGCACGCGGTCGTCGACGACCGTGCGGAACGACTCGCGGATCTCGGATCTCGTCATCTCGCCCATCGACTTCAGGTCGTCGTTGCGGTTGAGACAGCCCTTCAGGTATCCCTCGTGAGTGACGCGAACGCGGCCGCAGTTGGCGCAGAAGTCGTCGTTCTCGACGGGATCGACGATCTCCACCATCCCGAGTCCGGCGGCGTCGGGGTCGTCTGGGCTGGCCGCGTCGGCGTCGCCGACGTAGTAGCGCTTGCGGTCGTGCATCTCTCGGTGTTCGACGCGGACGGCGATGTCAGAGAGCCAGTCGTGGACGCGCTGGATGTCGATGTTCCACTCGGGCTTTCCTGTCAGCTCTGGCATGTACTCGATGAGCTGGAGCTGGAGCCCGTCGTTCTCCGCGACGTGCTCGACCATCCCCTCGACGTAGCCGGCGGTGTGTTCGAACACGACCATGTTCAGCTTCACCGGGGCGAGCCCGGCGTCGACGGCGCAGCGAACGCCCTCCAGCACCTGCTCGTAGGCCCCGGACTTCGTGACCTCCGCGAACGCCTCGGGGTCGAGCGCGTCCTGAGAGACGTTCACCCGGTTAAGCCCGGCGTCGACGAGGTCTTCTGCACGACCGGGCAGGAAGGTGCCGTTCGTCGTCATCGAGGTCTCCATGGAGTCGGGCGTCCGTCGGATGATCTCCTCCAGATCGTCTCGCAACATCGGCTCGCCGCCGGTGAACTTCACCGCGTCGACGCCGAACTCGGCGGCGACCTCCAGAACGCGAACCACGTCGTCGGTCGACATCTCGTCGTCCTGGGCGTCCATCGGCCCGCGCGTGTCGCCCAGCCCCTCGTTGTGGCAGTAGACGCAATCGAAGTTGCACCGGTCGGTGAGCGAGACGCGCACTCCGGTTACTTCCCGCCCGAAGTCGTCGACCAGCGGTGTCGGCATTATGTAGCATTCTTCGTTCGCGCGTACTTGAACGTATGGGACGATCGGGACAAATAGTAACTGGAACAAGTTACTCTCGTAGTATCTAAATAGATACATCGATCCCCTTTGGCCCGCGCTGAATTTCCCCGTGGGAAACCCTTATTCGGAGCGCTCGCCGACGGCACCTATGGACGAAGCCGCCGTACGCGAGCGACTCGAGGGCGTCGAGGACCCGGACCTCGGGACAGACATCGTCTCGCTCGGCCTGGTGAACGCGGTACAGGTCGACGACGAGGACGGCGTGATCCGCGTGTCGCTGGCGCTGGGGGCGCCGTACGCGCCCAACGAGACGGCGATCGCGGAGGGCGTCCGCGACGCGCTGGCCGACACGGAGTACGCGCTCGACATCTCCGCGAACGTCGAGTCGGACCTCTCGGCCGGCGAGGAGGTGCTCCCGAACGTGAAGAACGTCATCGCCGTCGCTTCCGGGAAGGGCGGCGTCGGCAAGTCGACGGTCGCGGTGAACCTCGCGGCGGGCCTGTCACAGCTCGGCGCCCGGGTCGGGCTGTTCGACGCGGACATCTACGGGCCGAACGTCCCCCGGATGGTCGACGCCGACGAAGCGCCGCGAGCGACCGACCAGGACACCATCGTGCCGCCCCAGAAGTTCGGGATGAAGCTGATGAGCATGGCGTTCCTCGTCGGCGAGGACGACCCGGTCATCTGGCGCGGTCCCATGGTGCACAAGCTGCTCACACAGCTGGTCGAGGACGTCGAGTGGGGCGCGCTCGATTACCTCGTGCTCGACCTGCCGCCGGGCACCGGGGACACGCAGCTCACCATCCTCCAGACGCTGCCGCTCACCGGCGCGGTGATCGTCACGACACCCGAGGACGTCGCGCTCGACGACGCGAACAAGGGGCTCCGGATGTTCGGCAAGCACGACACGAACGTGCTCGGCATCGTCGAGAACATGTCGGGGTTCGTCTGCCCCGACTGCGGCGGCGAACACGAGATCTTCGGCAAGGGCGGCGGCAAGCAGTTCGCCGCCGACAACGACCTCCCGTTCCTCGGGGGCATCCCGCTGGACCCGTCCGTCCGCGCCGGCGGCGACGGCGGCGAGCCGATCGTCCTCGACGACGAGCCGGGCGAGGTGGGCGACGCGTTCAAACTCGTCACCGAGAACGTCGCCAACAACGTCGGCGTGGTGCGACGGCAGACGGTCAGTCAGCGCGCCCAGCAGAACTCCCCCACGCAGTAACGCGAACCTCCGCTGCGCCACGGGACGGCAGCACACACCGCTTTTCACGAGCTCCGATCGAGTCGCAAAGGGCTTAGCCGGGGGCGCACCCAACCCGAGGTATGCCCGACGACGAGGACGCGCGCCTCCCGGAGGCTCCCGGGGAGGACGATGATTCAAACTGGCAGCTGGCCCCCGACTCCGAAGCGGAGTTCGCTGCCGACGCGGAGGCAAGGCGGTTCCTCCGCGCGGTCGCCGAGGACGTGCGCGGCGACTCCGGCGAGTCGAAGCAGCTCTCCGCGATACTCTATCGCGTCTCGGACCTGTACGACGCCGACGAGGACACCTCGCCCGAAGAGATCTACCTGAACGTCAGGCGGATCATGCAGATCAAAGAGCGCGGCGGGTTGAAGCGGGAGTGAGATCGGCTGCGGTCGCGGTCACGGTGCGGAAATCACAGTAGCTGTTCCGTGACTGAG contains:
- the moaA gene encoding GTP 3',8-cyclase MoaA, with the translated sequence MPTPLVDDFGREVTGVRVSLTDRCNFDCVYCHNEGLGDTRGPMDAQDDEMSTDDVVRVLEVAAEFGVDAVKFTGGEPMLRDDLEEIIRRTPDSMETSMTTNGTFLPGRAEDLVDAGLNRVNVSQDALDPEAFAEVTKSGAYEQVLEGVRCAVDAGLAPVKLNMVVFEHTAGYVEGMVEHVAENDGLQLQLIEYMPELTGKPEWNIDIQRVHDWLSDIAVRVEHREMHDRKRYYVGDADAASPDDPDAAGLGMVEIVDPVENDDFCANCGRVRVTHEGYLKGCLNRNDDLKSMGEMTRSEIRESFRTVVDDRVPYYGEYLVENDRGEWEINEEYIGA
- a CDS encoding Mrp/NBP35 family ATP-binding protein, whose protein sequence is MDEAAVRERLEGVEDPDLGTDIVSLGLVNAVQVDDEDGVIRVSLALGAPYAPNETAIAEGVRDALADTEYALDISANVESDLSAGEEVLPNVKNVIAVASGKGGVGKSTVAVNLAAGLSQLGARVGLFDADIYGPNVPRMVDADEAPRATDQDTIVPPQKFGMKLMSMAFLVGEDDPVIWRGPMVHKLLTQLVEDVEWGALDYLVLDLPPGTGDTQLTILQTLPLTGAVIVTTPEDVALDDANKGLRMFGKHDTNVLGIVENMSGFVCPDCGGEHEIFGKGGGKQFAADNDLPFLGGIPLDPSVRAGGDGGEPIVLDDEPGEVGDAFKLVTENVANNVGVVRRQTVSQRAQQNSPTQ